From the Halomonas sp. MCCC 1A13316 genome, the window TGCGCCTCCGCCCCCCTTGCCGCCGGTCGCGGTAGTCACGAGTGGCTCCCGGAAGCACTGGTTCATGGTGTCAACCAGCAGCCAGGCACGCCGATAGCTCATGCCTAGTTGGCGGGCCGCCGCGGAGATCGAGCCGGTTTCGGCAATGGTCTCGAGCAGCTGCGCCTTGCCCGGGCCTATGGCGATGGCATGCCCCAGTTGAATACGCAGGCGAGGAGTCGACTGATACGGGGCTGCCACGATGGCCTCCTTTGGACAACATCCGCTGGATGCTACCACTCCTCGCCGGCGCCTGACATTCAGCGCTGGCGAAAGAGCATCTCAACGCAGCAGCAGCACCGGCACGCTGGCCCGCCGCAGCATGGCCGTGGTCGTGCTGCCCACCAGCAGGTGGCGAATGCGCGAGTGAC encodes:
- a CDS encoding winged helix-turn-helix domain-containing protein, whose product is MAAPYQSTPRLRIQLGHAIAIGPGKAQLLETIAETGSISAAARQLGMSYRRAWLLVDTMNQCFREPLVTTATGGKGGGGAQITALGEEVLERYRRMQRIASEAVAEEMDTFASLFAESPPTPDREH